One region of Pseudomonadota bacterium genomic DNA includes:
- a CDS encoding TIGR02266 family protein, which yields MTHPAETARTHIMAGLEACQADPALAGALEQLAANLAKAQGKLFPAMKLPADSPGAIDMMRRAMEHLAQALKTLQDLQIESSAIGVAAASIAKALKTLHPVVQEAKERLSKVSMPPPVAAGKAAAAEAVSINVNTVLSMNTDHQFYTGFSENIDEGGIFIATFEPKPVDAPVIVNFKLPGGRPVTARGVVQWVREYNPTAPETAPGMGVKFTDLMPSDKAAIEEFAQKRAPLFYDE from the coding sequence ATGACACACCCGGCGGAGACCGCGCGGACGCACATCATGGCCGGGCTCGAGGCGTGCCAGGCCGATCCGGCGCTCGCGGGCGCGCTCGAGCAGCTCGCCGCGAACCTCGCGAAGGCGCAGGGCAAGCTCTTCCCGGCGATGAAGCTCCCGGCCGACTCGCCGGGCGCCATCGACATGATGCGCCGCGCCATGGAGCACCTCGCCCAGGCGCTCAAGACGTTGCAGGACCTGCAGATCGAGAGCTCGGCGATAGGCGTCGCCGCCGCCTCGATCGCGAAGGCGCTCAAGACGCTCCACCCCGTCGTCCAGGAGGCGAAGGAGCGGCTGTCGAAGGTCTCCATGCCCCCGCCGGTGGCGGCCGGGAAGGCCGCGGCGGCCGAGGCCGTCTCGATCAACGTCAACACGGTCCTCTCGATGAACACGGACCACCAGTTCTACACCGGCTTCTCGGAGAACATCGACGAGGGCGGCATCTTCATCGCCACGTTCGAGCCCAAGCCCGTCGACGCGCCGGTGATCGTCAACTTCAAGCTGCCCGGCGGCCGCCCGGTCACCGCGCGCGGCGTGGTGCAGTGGGTGCGCGAGTACAACCCGACGGCGCCGGAGACGGCGCCGGGGATGGGCGTCAAGTTCACGGATCTGATGCCGAGCGACAAGGCCGCCATCGAGGAGTTCGCCCAGAAGCGCGCGCCGCTGTTCTACGACGAGTGA
- a CDS encoding FHA domain-containing protein, with protein sequence MRRIATAFVVLACIAAASSAQAQREVHWQINPSGFPDNAAVFVDVKDGVQFTRSLPATSFAVSVDEYAGEQGGWIMNQAQQIAGQAGAMVLIMIDRSRSYTGEFERAKRMAKEIVERMDPTKDQIAIASFPAMSGYSEAKQEMGFSKDKATLKAVIDKIALPPKGDETAARFCDSLNEGLNFFPDTVKDKYRAVIFLTGGADKDEGKGNCVQKSYAAGKVPFFTLGFVLDKKYDDRRNSHKIENGLYDLAQATGGQSCFRRSDSEIATFVGMFWNRVRSQYLLQINFPCFNPAPIIEHTSMLKVEGKDTEGIKFQATSAQAPLPTITALYPAQAYRTDVDDGKVDLTVDGSGFCGGAAQLRATVNGMAVQVRSANPFRLVASLNSTVDTGTVKVTNRFGQTGESVLRFEVVKPPKGAEASSTLMVLVILIVVVVVLAVLIVAIKSRKAKVVVPPRAPAAPSSAPAAPSHAPAARTVALSSVSGAFVVRADGSRVELVPGQNLIGREPQCRIKLDVAGVSREHARVDFDPQTNQIWVTDNGSTNGTYLGPKDGPQSGAARLAARTQWTANDAVWIGGDKLLAVIEGAPKEG encoded by the coding sequence ATGCGCAGAATCGCAACGGCGTTCGTGGTCCTCGCCTGCATCGCGGCCGCGTCCTCGGCGCAGGCGCAGCGCGAGGTGCACTGGCAGATCAACCCGAGCGGGTTCCCGGACAACGCGGCGGTGTTCGTCGACGTCAAGGACGGCGTCCAGTTCACGCGCAGCCTCCCGGCCACGTCGTTCGCCGTGTCGGTGGACGAGTACGCCGGCGAGCAGGGCGGCTGGATCATGAACCAGGCCCAGCAGATCGCCGGGCAGGCGGGTGCCATGGTGCTCATCATGATCGACCGCTCGCGCAGCTACACCGGCGAGTTCGAGCGCGCGAAGCGGATGGCCAAGGAGATTGTCGAAAGGATGGATCCGACGAAGGATCAGATCGCGATCGCGTCCTTCCCGGCCATGAGCGGGTACTCCGAGGCGAAGCAGGAGATGGGGTTCTCCAAGGACAAGGCGACCTTGAAGGCCGTCATCGACAAGATCGCGCTGCCGCCGAAGGGCGACGAGACCGCCGCCCGCTTCTGCGACTCCCTGAACGAGGGGCTCAACTTCTTCCCGGACACCGTGAAGGACAAGTACCGCGCGGTCATCTTCCTGACCGGCGGCGCGGACAAGGACGAGGGCAAGGGCAACTGCGTGCAGAAGTCGTACGCCGCGGGCAAGGTGCCGTTCTTCACCCTCGGGTTCGTCCTCGACAAGAAGTACGACGACCGGCGGAACTCCCACAAGATCGAGAACGGCCTGTACGATCTCGCGCAGGCCACGGGCGGCCAGTCGTGTTTCCGCCGCTCGGACTCGGAGATCGCGACGTTCGTCGGCATGTTCTGGAACCGGGTCCGCAGCCAGTACCTGCTCCAGATCAACTTCCCGTGCTTCAACCCGGCGCCCATCATTGAGCACACCTCGATGCTCAAGGTCGAGGGCAAGGACACCGAGGGCATCAAGTTCCAGGCGACCTCGGCCCAGGCGCCGCTGCCGACGATCACCGCGCTCTACCCGGCGCAGGCCTACCGGACCGACGTCGACGACGGGAAGGTGGATCTCACCGTCGACGGCAGCGGCTTCTGCGGCGGCGCGGCCCAGCTGCGCGCCACGGTCAACGGGATGGCGGTGCAGGTCAGGAGCGCGAACCCGTTCCGGCTCGTCGCGTCGCTGAACTCGACCGTCGACACCGGGACCGTCAAGGTCACGAACCGCTTCGGCCAGACCGGCGAGAGCGTCCTCAGGTTCGAGGTGGTCAAGCCGCCCAAGGGCGCCGAGGCGAGCAGCACGCTCATGGTGCTCGTCATCCTGATCGTCGTGGTGGTCGTCCTCGCGGTGCTGATCGTGGCGATCAAGTCCCGCAAGGCGAAGGTCGTCGTGCCGCCGCGCGCCCCGGCCGCGCCCTCGAGCGCCCCGGCCGCGCCCTCGCACGCGCCCGCGGCCCGGACCGTCGCGCTCAGCAGCGTCTCGGGCGCGTTCGTGGTGCGCGCCGACGGGAGCCGGGTGGAGCTCGTCCCGGGGCAGAACCTGATAGGCCGCGAGCCGCAGTGCAGGATCAAGCTCGACGTCGCCGGGGTGTCGAGGGAGCACGCGCGCGTCGACTTCGATCCGCAGACCAACCAGATCTGGGTCACGGACAACGGCTCGACCAACGGCACGTACCTCGGCCCGAAGGACGGCCCGCAGAGCGGGGCGGCGAGGCTCGCCGCACGCACGCAGTGGACCGCGAACGACGCGGTCTGGATCGGCGGCGACAAGCTGCTCGCGGTGATCGAGGGCGCCCCCAAGGAGGGTTGA
- a CDS encoding MoxR family ATPase — protein MATEFDRFAGTKRYITPPELRPAVNVSAAIQRPLLVKGEPGTGKTLLAHAVAEDLGLPLVAWNVKSTSKAIDGLYVYDTVRRLQDSRFGDRDVSDIRQYIRLGPLGRALTSETRVVLLIDEIDKADLEFPNDLLQELDTMEFTVVETGDLHKAVHRPVVIITSNAEKELPDPFLRRCVFHYIQFPDEKLMADIVRVHYPDIEKKLLEQCLNKFYWLRGVEGVRKRPSTSELIDWIGALVAAGIPPSVVAKEIPFLGALVKKPEDLEAVVGGGRLKRSTWP, from the coding sequence ATGGCCACCGAGTTCGATCGATTCGCAGGGACCAAGCGCTACATCACCCCCCCGGAGCTGCGCCCCGCGGTCAACGTCTCGGCGGCGATCCAGAGGCCGCTGCTCGTCAAGGGCGAGCCCGGCACGGGCAAGACGCTGCTCGCCCACGCCGTCGCCGAGGATCTCGGGCTGCCGCTCGTCGCGTGGAACGTGAAGTCCACCTCCAAGGCGATCGACGGGCTCTACGTCTACGACACGGTCCGGCGGCTGCAGGACAGCCGGTTCGGGGATCGCGACGTCTCCGACATCCGCCAGTACATCCGGCTCGGGCCGCTCGGGCGCGCCCTGACGAGCGAGACCCGGGTCGTGCTGCTGATCGACGAGATCGACAAGGCGGACCTCGAGTTCCCGAACGACCTGCTCCAGGAGCTCGACACGATGGAGTTCACGGTCGTCGAGACGGGCGACCTCCACAAGGCCGTGCACCGCCCGGTCGTCATCATCACGTCGAACGCCGAGAAGGAGCTGCCGGATCCGTTCCTGCGCCGCTGCGTCTTCCACTACATCCAGTTCCCGGACGAGAAGCTGATGGCCGACATCGTGCGCGTGCACTACCCGGACATCGAGAAGAAGCTGCTCGAGCAGTGCCTGAACAAGTTCTACTGGCTGCGCGGCGTCGAGGGCGTCCGCAAGCGCCCCTCCACCTCCGAGCTGATCGACTGGATCGGCGCGCTCGTCGCGGCCGGGATCCCCCCTTCGGTCGTGGCCAAGGAGATCCCGTTCCTCGGCGCGCTCGTCAAGAAGCCCGAGGATCTCGAGGCCGTGGTCGGGGGCGGGCGCCTCAAGCGGTCCACCTGGCCCTGA
- a CDS encoding CPBP family intramembrane metalloprotease, producing the protein MDEGPAAKSALAPWKVGVVFLVAVGLELSVAGILGVVCGAGAAARGEDPLSWIMSAPVIVVQVIAGSATLAALAVVVARLRRAGIRRSLALVAPRPMALAIAALGVLPLGILSDELTFVVGRAAPQLFDGFLLARFAESFSGASVPWFVALTAAISVGPALGEELLFRGLFLGALAARLPKGLAVALSAILFGAIHFDALQGLGALLIGLYLGFVVLATGSVWPAIAAHAINNLLCALFARFDPQGAGSAYETGHPLPLVAASAAAVAVIVVALVRMGPDREPGEAHSS; encoded by the coding sequence GTGGACGAAGGGCCCGCCGCGAAGAGCGCGCTCGCCCCGTGGAAGGTCGGGGTCGTCTTCCTCGTCGCGGTCGGCCTCGAGCTCTCCGTCGCGGGGATACTGGGCGTCGTCTGCGGTGCCGGCGCCGCCGCCCGTGGCGAGGATCCGCTCTCGTGGATCATGAGCGCGCCCGTGATCGTCGTCCAGGTGATCGCGGGCTCCGCGACGCTCGCCGCCCTCGCCGTCGTCGTGGCGAGGCTGCGCCGCGCGGGGATCCGCCGCTCCCTCGCGCTCGTGGCGCCGAGGCCCATGGCGCTCGCGATCGCCGCGCTCGGCGTGCTGCCCCTCGGGATCCTGTCGGACGAGCTGACCTTCGTCGTCGGGCGGGCGGCGCCGCAGCTGTTCGACGGCTTCCTCCTCGCGCGGTTCGCCGAGTCCTTCTCGGGCGCGTCGGTCCCGTGGTTCGTCGCGCTCACGGCCGCCATCTCCGTCGGCCCGGCGCTCGGCGAGGAGCTCCTGTTCCGCGGGCTCTTCCTCGGGGCGCTCGCGGCGCGCCTGCCGAAGGGGCTCGCCGTCGCCCTGTCCGCGATCCTGTTCGGCGCCATCCATTTCGACGCGCTCCAGGGCCTGGGCGCGCTGCTCATCGGCCTCTACCTCGGGTTCGTCGTGCTCGCGACGGGCAGCGTCTGGCCCGCGATCGCGGCGCACGCGATCAACAACCTCCTGTGCGCCCTGTTCGCGCGGTTCGATCCGCAGGGCGCCGGGAGCGCCTACGAGACCGGCCACCCGCTGCCGCTCGTCGCCGCCTCGGCCGCCGCCGTGGCGGTGATCGTCGTCGCGCTTGTCAGGATGGGCCCGGACCGCGAGCCCGGCGAGGCTCACTCGTCGTAG
- a CDS encoding VWA domain-containing protein — MREGTGIFLSFFYLLRGRGLKVTPTQWLALVEALALGLHGSSLMGFYSLARSILVKDESELDDFDLAFAAHFQGVELPVRAIEKDVLDWLENPIAPYTIDPAWRRLLDEVDVDALRAELERRLREQTERHDGGSRWVGTGGTSPFGHSGYHPGGIRVGGERRLGSAVQVAAERRYREHRRDLVLDTRQFGVALKKLRALDREGACEELDVEATIDRTAREGGELQLVFEPPRKNSLSLLLAMDVGGSMDPFRRLTSLLFSAAHGARHFKRFEHVYFHNCVYECVYADAGFDMPIPLHELFRRFGRDTRLVFVGDAYMYPGELVRPFGSIHWHEQNDKPGVHYLERILDHFERAAWLNPMDERFWGAPSVDLIGRLFPMYPLTVEGVERLARDLT, encoded by the coding sequence ATGCGCGAGGGGACCGGGATCTTCCTCTCCTTCTTCTACCTGCTGCGCGGCCGGGGCCTGAAGGTCACGCCGACGCAGTGGCTCGCGCTCGTCGAGGCCCTGGCGCTCGGCCTGCACGGCTCGTCGCTCATGGGGTTCTACTCGCTCGCGCGCTCGATCCTCGTGAAGGACGAGTCCGAGCTGGACGACTTCGATCTCGCGTTCGCCGCGCACTTTCAGGGTGTCGAGCTGCCGGTGCGGGCGATCGAGAAGGACGTCCTCGACTGGCTCGAGAACCCGATCGCCCCGTACACGATCGACCCGGCGTGGCGGCGGCTGCTCGACGAGGTCGACGTGGACGCGCTGCGCGCGGAGCTCGAGCGCCGGCTGCGGGAGCAGACCGAGCGGCACGACGGCGGCAGCCGGTGGGTCGGGACGGGCGGCACCTCCCCCTTCGGGCACTCGGGGTACCACCCGGGGGGCATCCGCGTCGGCGGGGAGCGGCGCCTCGGCTCGGCCGTGCAGGTCGCGGCCGAGCGCCGGTACAGGGAGCACCGCCGCGATCTCGTGCTCGACACGCGCCAGTTCGGCGTGGCGCTCAAGAAGCTGCGCGCTCTCGATCGGGAGGGGGCGTGCGAGGAACTCGACGTCGAGGCCACGATCGACCGCACGGCCCGCGAGGGCGGCGAGCTGCAGCTCGTCTTCGAGCCGCCGAGGAAGAACAGCCTGAGCCTCCTCCTCGCGATGGACGTCGGCGGATCCATGGATCCGTTCCGGCGCCTCACGAGCCTCCTCTTCTCGGCGGCGCACGGCGCGCGCCACTTCAAGCGCTTCGAGCACGTCTACTTCCACAACTGCGTGTACGAGTGCGTGTACGCCGACGCCGGCTTCGACATGCCCATCCCGTTGCACGAGCTGTTCCGCCGGTTCGGCCGGGACACCCGCCTCGTCTTCGTGGGGGACGCCTACATGTACCCGGGCGAGCTCGTCCGGCCGTTCGGCTCGATCCACTGGCACGAGCAGAACGACAAGCCCGGCGTCCACTACCTCGAGCGGATCCTGGACCACTTCGAGCGCGCCGCCTGGCTCAACCCGATGGACGAGCGCTTCTGGGGCGCGCCGTCGGTCGACCTCATCGGGCGGCTCTTCCCGATGTACCCCCTGACCGTCGAGGGGGTAGAACGGCTCGCACGGGACCTCACGTGA
- a CDS encoding ATP-binding cassette domain-containing protein, translated as MGTQLIRATKGRLTVGRAPDNDYVIDHPMVSGHHARLTSKDGGWLLEDLGAANGTFLNGERVTAPVAIGGDDRVQIGPVRLRFAADGQVESDDLRLATRVDVQGVTFDVKPGVRLLRDVSFTIEPGEFVALMGPAGAGKTTLMENMNGNMHPTEGRVLVNGIDLHAQFDAMRGHIGYVPQDDIVHRNLTVYEACYYTAKLRMKGLTEKELHDRVVEVLVELDIAHRANTVIGGPEARVLSGGQRKRVNLAMELVTDPAILFLDEPTSGLSSADAKSVMDVLKGLSKKGRTIILTIHQPAKEIYEMMDNALILGVGGRLIYYGSTLDSYARFGSGPTPDLLFEKLSPKGMVEGDWDAMQRAYTETHWYKRFVVDRADAGRTQHMQAPVARAGRSFGFRQFFILFERLTKLYTRDVGWLIGAVVGAPVLMFFLAMLLDKPDQRHVLLFISTLLAFFFGIFPAIEMMHSERTIYMRERMVNLKIPSYLMSKIVFLLAFGMFQAASLTAVLYWYSEVDASFPPLFLILLSVQVAGVTSGLFFSTLAKSSKLALLLMLAWLVLMLAFSGFVIRLPTLRDQGTGMLLAPSAMRWGLGGLMDAVNDVATDKVLFFGFEDDLWSLNAVVNGFLALLPAFLTAIVLKMRDRV; from the coding sequence ATGGGCACGCAGCTGATACGTGCGACCAAGGGTCGGCTCACGGTCGGGCGTGCACCGGACAACGACTACGTCATCGATCACCCCATGGTCTCGGGCCACCACGCCCGCCTGACGTCGAAGGACGGCGGCTGGCTGCTCGAGGACCTCGGCGCCGCGAACGGCACGTTCCTGAACGGCGAGCGCGTGACCGCGCCCGTCGCCATCGGCGGCGACGATCGGGTCCAGATCGGCCCGGTGCGGCTCCGCTTCGCCGCGGACGGCCAGGTCGAGTCGGACGACCTGCGGCTCGCGACGCGCGTCGACGTGCAGGGCGTCACCTTCGACGTGAAGCCCGGCGTGCGCCTCCTGCGGGACGTGTCGTTCACGATCGAGCCGGGCGAGTTCGTCGCGCTCATGGGCCCCGCGGGCGCGGGCAAGACCACGCTCATGGAGAACATGAACGGCAACATGCACCCCACCGAGGGGCGCGTGCTCGTCAACGGCATCGACCTCCACGCGCAGTTCGACGCCATGCGCGGCCACATCGGCTACGTGCCGCAGGACGACATCGTGCACCGGAACCTCACCGTGTACGAGGCGTGCTACTACACCGCGAAGCTGCGCATGAAGGGGCTCACGGAGAAGGAGCTCCACGATCGCGTCGTCGAGGTCCTCGTGGAGCTCGACATCGCGCACCGCGCGAACACCGTCATCGGCGGGCCCGAGGCGCGCGTGCTGTCCGGCGGCCAGCGCAAGCGCGTCAACCTCGCGATGGAGCTCGTCACCGACCCGGCGATCCTGTTCCTCGACGAGCCGACCTCCGGCCTCTCCTCGGCGGACGCCAAGAGCGTGATGGACGTGCTCAAGGGGCTGTCCAAGAAGGGGCGGACCATCATCCTCACGATCCACCAGCCCGCAAAGGAGATCTACGAGATGATGGACAACGCGCTGATCCTCGGCGTGGGCGGCCGCCTCATCTACTACGGATCGACGCTCGATTCGTACGCCCGGTTCGGCTCCGGGCCGACCCCGGATCTCCTGTTCGAGAAGCTCTCGCCGAAGGGCATGGTCGAGGGCGACTGGGACGCCATGCAGCGCGCCTACACGGAGACGCACTGGTACAAGCGCTTCGTCGTCGATCGCGCGGACGCGGGCCGCACGCAGCACATGCAGGCGCCGGTCGCGCGCGCCGGCCGCAGCTTCGGGTTCCGCCAGTTCTTCATCCTGTTCGAGCGGCTGACCAAGCTGTACACGCGCGACGTCGGCTGGCTCATCGGCGCCGTCGTGGGCGCGCCGGTGCTCATGTTCTTCCTCGCGATGCTGCTCGACAAGCCCGACCAGCGCCACGTGCTCCTGTTCATCTCGACGCTGCTGGCGTTCTTCTTCGGGATCTTCCCCGCGATCGAGATGATGCACAGCGAGCGCACGATCTACATGCGCGAGCGGATGGTCAACCTGAAGATCCCGTCCTACCTCATGTCGAAGATCGTGTTCCTGCTCGCCTTCGGCATGTTCCAGGCCGCGTCGCTGACCGCGGTGCTCTACTGGTACAGCGAGGTGGACGCGTCCTTCCCGCCCTTGTTCCTCATCCTGCTCTCCGTGCAGGTCGCGGGGGTGACGTCGGGCCTGTTCTTCTCGACGCTCGCGAAGTCGAGCAAGCTCGCGCTGCTCCTCATGCTCGCCTGGCTCGTCCTGATGCTCGCGTTCTCGGGCTTCGTCATCCGGCTGCCCACGCTCCGCGATCAGGGCACCGGGATGCTCCTCGCCCCGAGCGCCATGCGCTGGGGCCTCGGCGGCCTGATGGACGCCGTCAACGACGTGGCGACCGACAAGGTGCTGTTCTTCGGCTTCGAGGACGACCTCTGGTCGCTGAACGCGGTCGTCAACGGCTTCCTCGCGCTCCTGCCCGCGTTCCTCACGGCGATCGTGCTCAAGATGCGCGACAGGGTCTAG